The following coding sequences lie in one Drosophila bipectinata strain 14024-0381.07 chromosome XR, DbipHiC1v2, whole genome shotgun sequence genomic window:
- the Zpr1 gene encoding zinc finger protein ZPR1, with protein sequence MSTVGATSSSNVSSLSEESVRKEPIFREINADQTDEVVEIESACMGCFQTGVTRLLPTKIPFFREVVLMSFKCDHCGYTNNEMQSASEIQKSGVRIELEVKTVSDLNRRVVRSDNSSVSIPEVELEIPVQSQKGEVTTVEGIIERTIAGLSQDQDKRRIDHPAEAATLDAYIERLHKLKEVTTPFRVLLEDISGNSFIENPLAPATDPQLKTGHFTRTKEQNEQLGLYEQNHEEQHLLKPIAEDEWPIENLHGEVLQFPTNCPNCQAPCETNMKLTNIPHFKEVVIMATVCGTCGHKTNEVKSGGGVEPQGVRFKVRVTNKEDLTRDVLKSETCSLSIPELDLEVGPHALCGRFTTVEGLLVAMRDQLDGTFFHDSADETTKQKMQRFLDTFEAVTKLEQVITLVLEDPAGNTYVQSLSDDDAEPDDKLTVERYDRSFEDNEELGLNDMKTEGYEQDA encoded by the exons ATGTCTACAGTGGGCGCGACAAGTAGCAGCAATGTTTCCAGCTTGTCGGAGGAATCTGTTCGCAAGGAGCCCATCTTCCGGGAGATAAACGCCGATCAGACAGACGAAGTGGTAGAGATCGAGTCCGCCTGCATGGGATGCTTCCAGACTGGAGTTACCCGCCTGTTGCCCACCAAGATTCCCTTCTTTCGGGAAGTAGTCCTGATGTCCTTCAAATGCGACCACTGTGGATATACCAACAACGAGATGCAGTCCGCCTCGGAGATCCAGAAGTCCGGGGTTCGGATCGAGCTGGAGGTTAAAACCGTTTCCGATCTTAATCGAAGAGTTGTGCGATCGGACAACTCGAGTGTAAGCATACCGGAGGTGGAGCTAGAGATTCCAGTGCAATCGCAAAAGGGTGAGGTGACGACTGTAGAGGGAATCATCGAAAGGACCATTGCCGGCTTGTCTCAGGATCAGGACAAGCGGCGGATAGATCACCCTGCTGAAGCAGCTACCTTAGACGCTTATATTGAGCGGTTGCACAAGCTCAAGGAGGTTACCACGCCGTTTAGGGTGCTTCTCGAAGACATCTCCGGCAACAGCTTTATCGAGAATCCCCTGGCCCCGGCGACAGATCCTCAGCTCAAGACAGGGCACTTTACTCGTACCAAGGAGCAGAACGAACAATTAG GACTCTACGAACAAAACCACGAGGAGCAACATCTTTTGAAGCCTATCGCCGAGGACGAGTGGCCTATAGAGAATCTCCACGGCGAAGTTTTGCAGTTCCCCACAAACTGTCCCAATTGCCAGGCGCCCTGTGAAACCAACATGAAACTAACAAACATTCCGCACTTCAAGGAGGTCGTTATTATGGCCACTGTCTGCGGAACTTGCGGTCACAAGACCAACGAGGTGAAATCTGGTGGCGGTGTGGAGCCCCAAGGTGTCCGTTTTAAG GTGCGAGTAACCAACAAGGAAGACCTAACCCGCGATGTCCTGAAGTCTGAAACATGTAGCTTATCGATACCAGAACTGGATCTGGAAGTGGGACCTCATGCGCTCTGTGGTCGGTTTACGACAGTGGAGGGCTTACTTGTGGCCATGCGAGACCAGCTGGACGGAACATTCTTTCACGACTCTGCCGATGAGACGACTAAACAAAAGATGCAACGGTTTCTTGATACCTTCGAGGCAGTTACAAAACTAGAACAAGTTATCACCCTAGTCCTGGAGGATCCAGCTGGTAATACCTACGTGCAATCGTTAAGCGATGATGATGCGGAGCCTGATGACAAGCTCACCGTGGAGCGGTACGATCGATCGTTCGAAGATAACGAGGAGCTGGGTCTAAACGACATGAAGACGGAGGGCTATGAGCAGGATGCGTGA
- the amx gene encoding TM2 domain-containing protein almondex, producing the protein MRFQRQCIVVNMRSAIALILIFVLTGIRNSETASGGNQMDLTDAKSDHKDNSNASNNGNGHSNGNSNDNEVYVPSLGSNMVSKNGGGVLDNITTYSSSNSINNNNMLCPFDKDTPCETLQFPCIRCAYNYGCLYGRDVNVTCEIIGNVQCQGERSFQRQMNCRYCYQTELWQQNCVQRAHCNSAAGKYYRTNCTVHQDVLCLGNRSFTRNLRCNWTQGYRWSTALLISLTLGGFGADRFYLGHWQEGIGKLFSFGGLGVWTIIDVLLISMHYLGPADGSLYI; encoded by the coding sequence ATGCGATTTCAGCGTCAATGCATTGTGGTTAACATGCGATCAGCCATAGCTCTGATCCTAATCTTCGTCCTGACCGGAATCAGAAATAGCGAAACAGCCAGCGGTGGAAACCAAATGGATCTTACGGATGCGAAATCGGATCACAAGGACAACAGCAACGCTAGCAACAACGGAAATGGCCACAGCAACGGGAACAGCAACGACAACGAGGTTTACGTGCCGTCACTGGGGTCAAATATGGTCTCCAAAAACGGGGGCGGAGTTCTGGATAACATAACCACGTACAGCAGCTCGAACTCAATTAACAATAACAACATGCTTTGCCCCTTCGATAAGGACACGCCCTGCGAGACGCTGCAGTTTCCGTGCATCCGGTGCGCGTACAACTACGGCTGCCTTTACGGCCGAGATGTGAACGTGACGTGCGAGATCATAGGGAACGTGCAGTGTCAGGGTGAGCGGAGTTTCCAGCGGCAGATGAACTGCCGGTACTGCTACCAAACGGAGCTATGGCAACAGAACTGCGTCCAGCGAGCCCATTGCAACTCTGCTGCAGGTAAATATTATCGGACGAACTGTACTGTCCACCAGGATGTCCTCTGCCTGGGCAACCGATCCTTTACGCGAAACCTGCGCTGCAATTGGACGCAAGGCTATCGGTGGAGCACTGCCCTCTTGATCAGCCTGACTTTGGGTGGATTCGGAGCTGACAGATTCTATCTGGGTCATTGGCAGGAGGGCATTGGAAAGCTTTTCAGTTTCGGCGGCCTTGGCGTGTGGACCATCATCGATGTGCTGCTTATCTCTATGCATTATCTCGGTCCGGCGGATGGCTCCCTGTATATTTAG